One Papaver somniferum cultivar HN1 unplaced genomic scaffold, ASM357369v1 unplaced-scaffold_35, whole genome shotgun sequence DNA window includes the following coding sequences:
- the LOC113342321 gene encoding phosphatidylinositol transfer protein 3-like — MMFWRKNSHKENGCVHQFQADEKVNELRAAMGRLTKASEHFCTDACLKRYLEARNWDVDKAMKMLEETIQWRSTFKPDSIRWNDIAIEGETGKAYRANFFDRQGRTVLILRPGMQNTTGCENQMRHLVYLLENAIYNLPKDQEQMAWLIDFTGWSMSNAVPVKTSRETINILQNHYPERLAVAFLYNPPRIFEASWKIVKYFLDAKTFAKVKFVYPKNKDSVELMKTYFDDENLPAEFGGRAKLHYDHEEFSRLMNEDEAKAEREWKSENSNGHINNGKPEVCHEAAIALPAS, encoded by the exons ATGATGTTTTGGAGAAAGAATTCCCATAAGGAGAATGGATGTGTTCATCAGTTTCAGGCTGATGAAAAG GTCAATGAGCTAAGAGCTGCTATGGGGAGATTAACCAAAGCCAGTGAACACTTCTGCACCGATGCATGCTTGAAAAGATATCTGGAAGCTCGAAACTGGGACGTAGACAAGGCAATGAAAATGTTAGAAGAGACAATTCAGTGGAGGTCAACATTTAAGCCTGACAGTATCCGTTGG AATGACATCGCAATTGAAGGTGAGACAGGCAAAGCATACCGAGCAAATTTTTTTGATCGACAAGGGAGAACTGTTCTTATACTGAGACCGGGAATGCAG AATACAACAGGATGTGAAAATCAGATGCGCCATTTAGTATATCTCTTAGAAAATGCTATTTATAATCTTCCCAAGGATCAAGAGCAGATGGCCTGGCTAATAGACTTCACAGGATGGTCAATGAGCAATGCTGTGCCAGTTAAAACTTCTAGAGAGACTATTAACATTTTACAGAACCACTACCCCGAGAGACTAGCTGTAGCATTTTTGTACAACCCTCCAAGGATATTTGAAGCAAGTTGGAAG ATTGTCAAGTACTTCTTGGATGCAAAAACATTTGCAAAGGTGAAATTTGTCTATCCAAAGAACAAAGATAGCGTGGAGCTTATGAAGACATATTTTGATGATGAGAACCTTCCAGCTGAGTTTGGTGGAAGAGCTAAATTGCATTACGATCACGAGGAATTCTCAAGATTGATGAACGAAGATGAAGCAAAAGCTGAAAGAGAATGGAAATCGGAGAACAGTAACGGTCACATTAACAACGGGAAACCAGAGGTGTGTCATGAGGCAGCCATTGCACTTCCAGCTAGTTGA